In the genome of Bradyrhizobium sp. CB3481, the window CGCAGCGACACGGTGACGATATTGGCCCCCGACGCCCGGATCGCATCCTGCATGATCGCCGGCGAGGGATAGAGCGCCGTGCCGATCAGCAGGCGGGAGGAGAAGGTCTTGCCGTAGAAGTTCAGCATTGCGTTTGTGTCCCGTTCTCGTCGCCCCACACACAAGCCGTCATCCCCGCGAAGGCGGGGATCCAGTACGCCGGGAAGCCAGAGTTCAAGCCGAGAAGCCGCGGCGTACTGGGTCGCCCGGTCAAGCCGGGCGATGACGGCGGAGTATGTAGCATGTGCACTGGCACAATCACCCTCCCTGCCGCGGCGTGATGATCTCGATTTCGTCGCCGGCCTTTAGCGGCGTCTCGGCCCAGCGGCTTTTCGGCACCACGTCGTAATTCAGCGCGATCGCGAAATGCGTGCCCTCGTAGTCGAGCTCGGTGAGCAGCGCATCGACGCGCTCGGCGGTGATATCCCGTGCTTCGCCGTTGACGGTCACACGCATCGCATCACCTCATTGTCGATCGCGCCGCGCTGCACGTAGGCGAGCGTCAACTCCGCGAGCGCCGGCGCCAGCAGGAAGCCGTGGCGGTAGAGCCCGTTGACGGTGATCTTGTTTTTCCCAATCGTGATCCGCGGCAAATTGTCAGGGAACGCAGGACGAAGGCCTGAGCCGAACTCGACGATGCGCGCCTCGGCGAACGCCGGGTGCACGGCATAGGCGGCGCCCAATAGCTCCAGCGCGGAGCGGACGCTGACGCCGGTATCCTCGGCCTCGATCGAGGTCGCACCCAGCATGAACCTGCCGTCGCCGCGCGGGATCACATAGAGCGGCCAGCGCGGATGGATCAGCCGCACCGGACGCGCCAGCTCGACCTCGGATGTCTCGATGATGATCATCTCGCCCTTGACGCCGCGCAGCTCCGGTTGCTCGTCGCGTGCGGAAAGCCCGCGGCAGTCGATCACGATGCCGTCGAGGTCTTCGGCATTCGTATCGCAGTCGAACTTGATGGTGCCGCCGGCGGCCTTGATGCGCGCGTGCAGCTCGGGCAGCACCTTGCGCGGCTCGACATGGGCCTCCTCGGCATAGAACAGCGCGTCACGGAAACGGCCTTCCAGCGAGGGTTCGAGATCGCTCAAGCCGCGCGCGTCGAGCCTGCTGTGGCCGGTGGTCAGCTTGGCAAAGCGCTCGAAATCAGCGCGGTCGCGGGCGTGGGCCACCACCAGCGAGCCGTTGAACGGGGTGTCGGGAAAAAGCTTGCGCCAGAGATCGAGCGAGTGCAGGCCAAGCCGGCCGATCACAGGCTCGGAGGTCTCGGCCTCGCAATAGGGCGCCAGCATGCCGCCGGCCCAATGGCTGGTGGAGAGCGTCATATCGGCGTCACTGCGCTCGTACAGGGTGACGGCGTGGCCGGCCTCGGCGAACAACAGCGCCTGCCAAGCGCCGGCAATGCCCGCGCCGATGATGGAAACGGGGGAATCCCCGCGTAGATCTGACTTCTGGTACATCCCTGTCCCTTCGCCGGCATGACCCGGATCAGGTTCAAAGGGTCACCGCGGTCCCGGCTTTCACCCTGTTGAGGCGATTGCCCAAGCGTGCGGTATCTCAGCTCCTCATCGGAGCACCCCTCGGAACAGGGCTAATGTAGGCAGATAGGCCGGCGTGTCAACGCGGGTCGGCGGGGAACTGCACTGCATTCGTGCCCCGGACTCAGCGCGCGGCGCGCAGCGATACGCTGCAGAGCCGGGCGTCCAGACCGGCCGGCAACCGGCAAATGGGTCCCGGTCCTGCGGAGCAGCGCGAAGGCGCGCAGCACCGCGTCCGGGACACGAGATTAGCTATTTCGCTGTCTGTAGCGCGTTCGCATCGACGGGCGTTCGAGCCGGCGCGGCGACAATTTTCGGCGACGCACCGCTCGCCAGCACCGGTGCGATCTGCAGCGGCCGGTCCTGCAGCTTGTCCTGCCGCTGGCGCTTTGCGGCGTAATAATACCCGCTCGCATAATAACGCATGGCGCGGCCGTGGTCGCCATTGGCGGCACGATAGGCGCCGGCGAGATATTTGATGCCCCAGGCGAGATTGGTGTTGGGATCACGCAGGCCGGCGGCGTCGCCGGTGTAGCCGAGGCCGCGCGCGGTCGGCAGTTTGATCTGCATCAAGCCGATGGTGCCGCCACGGCCGACGAGGCCAGCGTGATACTTGCTCTCGCGCACGATCACACGGTGCACCAGGGCTTCCGGCACGTTGTTGGCCTGCGCATGGGTTGCGACCATGCTTTCATATTGCGCGCGGCTCTGCGCGCTGGCGTCAGATGCGACGAACAGCGCGCCGCCAGCGGCGAGCCAGACGAACTTTGCAAAACTTTTCATAAAAACGATCTCGGCGGATGGACGCGTGGGAACGGTTGGTTCCTGCGGTTAGTTCCACCAGCGGGCCAAGATGTGGCAAAAAACGGACGACATCGCGGCGAAGGCCTGCCCTGCGCGAGCGCGTTAACGAATGCAATGGACGGCGCCGCTGAGATTGTGTGTGCGATGCATCGCGTCTGCGGACGAGAATCTGCGTCACGCGGAAGAATCTGCGTCACGCGGACGCGCAAGAATGTCGTGCAAAAGTCGCAGTCAAGGTGTAAAGAAGACGGCGCGACAAATTCCAGTTCTTTTCGACAGCCAATCTGTCTCATTCAACGAAATTTTAAAAAAGCGAGACGTCATTTACGACGTCCGAAGTCTAGGGAGATGCGTAATGGCTCGACTCGATTCCAGCTATCTGCCTCGCGGCAATCCCTGTGCACAGTGCGGCAAGCCGATCCCAAGGCCTGATTGGGTCGAGAGCAGCCAGGGCCGGACATCCTTCCTCTGGTTCTGCCGCGCCTGCGACTACCGCTTCGAAGCGATCGCGATCTACGAGGAAGCCGATCCCGACGCGCTCGCCGCCTGACGCGATGATCTAGGCTACGCGAGCGATCAGCGCGACCTGCACGGCATCTTCAAGAACGCCATCTTCAGGACTGCCTTCTTCAGGACCGCCTTGCAAATGGCGTGGCCGTTGCGCGACCTCAAGCAGCAGCACTCGGCGCTGTGATCGATATCGGAATAGATGTCTTCGCCTGACCGCTTTGCGGAGCTCCGGCTGCAGTCCTCCCTGAAAGGGAAGGGTAGCTGTCTTATTTCCGGCGGAACAGGTGACGCAGTGCAGCGTTGGTTCCCATTCACGTGTGGGAGGGACCGATGGCAGCAGAGGTCATGGCCAAGCCCCATCCGCTGATCGCGAGCGACCGTGTCGAAGGGACCGCGGTGCGCCGGCCGAACGGGGACATGATTGGCCACATCGAACGGCTGATGATCGACAAGGTCACCGGCAAAGTTTCCTATGCAATCCTGAGTTTTGGCGGCTTTCTCGGCATCGGCGCCAATCTGATTCCGTTGCCGTGGGGACGTCTGCGCTACAGCACGAAGTTCGAGGCCTATGAGCTCGATATCGGCGATGAAGAGCTGAAGCGCGCGCCGTCATTCCGCGCCGACAAGGATTTCGATTGGGGCGATCGCGCGAAGGAAGCCGAACTGCATCGCTATTACGGCATGCCGCCCTATTGGGGCGGCTTTTGACCGCAGCCGGGGCGGGTGTTCCGTACGGAACGCAGGGAACACTTGTTGAAGTGCCGGGTTTCCCTCATGGCGTTTCTGAACTGAGGAGAACCGATATGTTGACCAAATATGCCGTGGCCGGCCTCGCGGCTTCCGCGATGCTGGTGAGTGTCGCGTTCGCGCAAAGTCCTTCGGCAACGACCGACCGCGCCACCACCGCCGCGCCTGCAGCGGCGTCCGATACATCATCGTTCAAGGGTAACTGGCGGACCTCGAAGCTGGTCGGCCTCAACGTGTACAACGACAGCAATGAAAGCCTTGGATCGATCAACGACCTGTTGACCGACAAGAGCGGCAACATCAAAGCCGTGGTGATCGGCGTCGGCGGCTTCCTCGGCGTCGGCGAGCATCTGGTTGCCGTGCCGATGGATAAGGTGAAATTCATCGATGAGCCGGTGGCCTATACCAGCGCCTCGAGCCAGCCCGCGACCGGCGGCGCACGGCCTGCGACGGGCACGAGCACGACCACGACGGGTGCTGCAACCGCGCCGGCGGCGCCTGCCAAGAAGAACCCCTGGTATCCTGATCACGCCGTGTTCAGCGCGACCAAAGATCAGCTGAAGGCGATGCCGGAGTTCAAGTATTCGACCGAGTGAGGCTGACCGCCTTCAGGTCATGCGTATCCAAGAATGGCCGGACGGCATCACGCCGTCCGGCCATTTTCTTTGGCGGAGGCCGATCCTCGCAATGATGCAGCGCTCCCTATCGGTGCGCCCATCGCGATGTTAGGTTGCAGGCGGCAGGAGCACCTGCCTCCTGCCTTGAACCCTCAGCAAGCAACCCCTGTATCAACGGGAGGACGACATGGCTGACAGCGTCTACAAGGTCATCGAGGTGATCGGCACCAGCTCGGAATCCTGGGAGAAGGCCGCGGCCGGTGCGGTCAGCCGCGCGGGCGAGTCCTTGCGCGATTTGCGCGTCGCTGAAGTCGTCAAGCTCGATCTGCAACTGGACGGGAGCGGCAAGGTCGAAGCCTACCGCGCCAAGCTGAGCCTGTCGTTCAAGTTCGAAGGGTCATAGCGGCGGCAGCGCGGCATCCCGGGCCGTCATTGCGAGGAGCGAAGCGACGAAGCAATCCACTCTTTCCCCACTGGGATAGATGGATTGCTTCGCTTCGCTCGCAATGACGGGGAAAGAGCGTACCAGCGCTCCCTTAAAGCGCCGGCAGCGCAGTCACGGTGACATTGATCGCGCCTTCGGCTTCGGCGATCACGCGCAGCGTCTTTGAATCGAAAGCGATGCCGGCGAGCTGCAATTTCGTGATCTCGGCCGAGACACGCAGGCCGTCCTCGTTCTTCTGGAAGTCGGCGATCACTGCGGCGATCTTCTTTTGCGCATTGCCGGCGAATGGCTTGAGGTCGATCGTGGCCTTTTCCGCTAGCGTCTTCTGCAGATGCGGGATTGCCGCGCGCGCGGCGGCCCCGAGCAGCCCGAAAGCGGCTTCGGACTCGACCGCGAGCTCGATGTCGCCGAGCCGCAGCGTCTGCTCGGCCTGATCGAGCACCGGCTTGCCCCAGATGTGCACATTGGCCTCGCCGCCGAGGCCGAAGAAACTCGTCTTCTCCTTGGCGCTAACTAGCAGCGAGATCAGCAGGCGGTTGCCGGATGCGGCGACGCTGGCGCGCTTGACCGTGACGTCGACCGCGCCCGAGCCGTCTTCAGGAAAGGTCTTTCCGGCGAACTGGGCCTCCACGATCCTGGTGATCTCGGTAAAGGGCATGTCGATGGGCACGCCGATCGCGACCCGTCCTGGCATCGGCGGCACGATGGCGATGGTGGCGGGAAACGGGCAGGACGGTTTTGTCTCGGCAGGCGTGATCCGGGTTTCCGCCTCGATGCCGAGCGTCAGTATCAGGTTCGCGGCATCGACGCGCGGCTGGGCGGCGATCGCCCGCGTCGGGCGCAGTTCCAGCCACAGCGTCGGCATCGTCGAGCCTGATGTCGTGCCCTGCAGCGGGATCGAGCGGCAGGCTTTTGCCCATTGCGTCCGCGCGTTGCGCTCGAAGGTCGGATCGTTCTTCATGCGCGCCTGCACCAGCGCGATCTGCTCGGCGACGTTCTGATCGATCAGCGGCTTGACCTGCGCCGGCACGTTGACGCGCGCGCCCGCCATCGTGAGGCTGGTGTCGCCGAGATTGACCTGGCCGGCGAGGTTCGGCTCGATGCGCCAGTTCGTGGCGATCCGCGGCTTTGAGGTGATGACGACATTGCCCTTGATCTCGGCGCTGGCGTTCAGGTTCTTGATGTTCACGCTGCCGATCTGCTTGGCGACATTGCCGCCGAGCAGGCCGCCGATCGCATCACCGACCGCGCCGGTCGCCTTGGCCGACAGCGAGCCCGTGACGTTCAGCGTGCCGGTCAGCGGCGTCGCGAGCGACAGCGCATCCTGCGCACCGGTCGCGCTGATCGGCCCGCGCGCGGCGGTCCAGCCGATGTCGGCGTTCTGCAGGATCTGCGAGATCGGATTGTCGGCCTTGCCGGCGAAGTTGCGCGGCGCGCCGCGATCGGCGGCATCGCGGATCGCCGACAGCGCGACCGCGATCGGCGCCATCACCGTGGAGGCACGCGCCGCCGGCGGCAGCGGCGGCAGTTCAGCGAGCGGCGGCGGCCGGTTCGTAGCGCGCGGCGCCACGACGTCCATCACCTTCAGACTGACGGCAAACGAGACGACAAGGACCGCAAGCGCGATCGCCACCGTTTTGAGATGCACCCGCCGACGCATCGTCTCCCGGACCCCACTGTAACGCCCCGTCGCATTTTACAGGGAAGGCGAGAGTCGCGCCAGTGCCGCAGGTTCCGACCGGCGTGCCGGGATCGCAACCGCGACCCCCGTCGGACCGGCGGTGCCGCACGCTGTCTCTGCGCCGGCCTGGAGCCAAGTCCTGGATGGACCGCTCGCTGCCGAAGGCCGTCCGAAGAGAGGCACGCAACGAATGGCGCGGTCGGCTTCGCGGCTTCATTGCGGTAGCAGGCCGAAAGCCTCGCCCGCGATTGACTCCATAATCTGTACTGACTACTATAAAAAATGTAGTAAGAGGGAGTTTTCGATGTCAGCAGTCCCGTATGCTGCTCGTCCGGCCGACGCCCGCCGGTTTTGGCTCGGCTTTGCCGCCTATCTTCTTCCATCGTTTCCAATCGCCTTCGTCTGGCATCTCGTCCTGTTCGAGCAGAAATATCATGCGCTTCAGATCTATCGCGACGAGCCGGTAATCGTTTTCGGGCTAGGTTCAATGATCATACAGGGGGCGATCTTCTCGTGGTTGTTCCCGCGCGTCATGCGGGGCAGCGGATCGATCCTGAAGGACGGCCTCGTGTATGGTCTCGGCGCGGGCCTGTTGTCATGGTCGTTCACGACGCTCGCCGTCGCAGCCAAGAATGTGATGGTTTCCGTTCCGGACTACGTGCTGCTGGAAACCGCGTTCACGATCCTGCAGTTCGCTGTCGTCGGTCCGTTAATCGCACTCGCCTACCGAAGATGATGCGGAGGAGCCAATCCCAGAGGCATGACTAACCTTCACTATCCGCAATTCTGTGCGCTTGCCCGCGCGGCGGAGATCGTCGGCGAGCGTTGGACTCTTCTGATTATCCGGGAGCTGCTTCTCGGGCCGAAGCGATTTGGCGATCTGCTTGATCATCTCGATGGCATGAGTCCCACCTTGTTGACGGTGCGCCTTGCCACGCTGATCGACTGCAACGTGGTGCGTCGAACCGCCTTGCCGCCGCCGGCCAACGCGCAAGTGTACGAACTGACGGAGATCGGTCGGGAAGTGCAGCCCGCGATCCGGGAATTGATCCGCTGGGGCGGGCGCTTCCTGTTCCCGCCGGTGCCGGGCGACACGTTCGAATCAGATTGGGTGATGCTTGGCCTTGATGCCATCGCGAAGCGTTCGCCGGTGCCGGAAATCAACGTCGGCGTCGTGGTTACCCATGGCAAGAAATCGGCAGGCTTCACCGTCGCGGGAGGCGGCTCGGGCACGTCGATAAGGCGAGGCATCACAGATTGCAGGGGGACATTGGAAGCCCCGTTCGACGCGGTGCTGCAGATCGTTGCGACGAGCGTATCCGTTCAAGATGCGATCGAGGCGAAGCGCGCCAGGGTCAGCGGCTCCGTCGCGGCGGTTCGCAAGCTTCCGCTTCTGTTCGACCTTGCCGAACGTCGCCGCGCAGCGCCCGCGGCAAACCGAGAGGGGTGACCGGGGCTCGGACGAAATCACCGCAGCCGAAGTTCGATGAGTGCCTATCGCGAAAGGAGCCGCGCATGAAGAAGTTTGTCCTGCTGCACTATGGATTTGAAAAGCCCACCCCGGAAATCATGACCGCTTGGGGCAAATGGTTTGAGTCAAACAAGCCGAACATCGTGGACATGGGCGGCTTCGGCCACGGTCGAGAAATCTCGAAGCAAGGCACCAGGGAGCTTCCGCTCGGCCCGGACTCCATTACCGGTTTCATGACCGTCAACGCTGCAAGTTTCGACGACGCGGAGAAGATGGCGCAAGGCAATCCCTTCATCTCGAGCATTCGCATCTACGAAGTAAGGTCCGCCTGATGCAAGCGACCGCATCGCCTGACATCACACGGCCGGTTCACAATGCCACACCTGCAAAAGCGGCCTCGGCCGTGCCGAAGCCGCTTGCAATGTGTAAACCGGCTCGCGCTTAGCGGATGGTGCGGCCGAGGTCGGCGCGGCGATCGGTCATCGGCAGCACGATCACCTTGGTGCCGACGCTGACCCGCGAATAGAGGTCGATGACGTCTTCATTGGTGAGGCGCAGGCAGCCGGAGGAAACGCGGGTGCCGATGGTCTCCGGCGCGTTGGTGCCGTGGATGCGGTAGATGGTGCCGCCGAGATACATGGCGCGGGCGCCGAGCGGGTTGCCGGGGCCGCCGGTCATGTGGCGCGGCAGGTAGGGCTGGCGCGCGATCATTTCCGGGGGCGGCGTCCAGTCCGGCCATTCCGCCTTGCGGGTGATCGTCTGGGTGCCCGACCAGGTGAAGCCGTCGCGGCCGATGCCGATGCCGTAGCGCATCGCCTGGCCATTGCCGAGCACGAGATAGAGGTAGGTGTTCGGCGTATCGATGATGATCGTGCCGGGCGCCTCGCGGCCATAGTAGTTCACGACCTGGCGGCGCAAGCGGGCCGGCAATTCAAAATGCTCTTCCTCCTCCCGGGGCGCGACTGCGGCCGGCGGCGGGGCGGCTTCAAGTTGCGGCTGAGGCAGGAAGAACGGAAACAGCGGCAGCGGGGCCGCCGTCGCGGGTGCGGAATAGGCGGCAGCGCCCATCGCGAAAGCCCCGACGGCGGCGACGGCAAAGCGGATCTTCTGTCGAAATGAATTAAACATCGGTCGTCCCCTGTTCTACGCCCAGTCGCGCCGTTATTCGGCGCATCGTTGGGCAAAGCTCTACAGGTGAACCGTTTCAGGACATTTGCACGAAATCGCCAAAATGGTTTCGTCGCGTTAGGGGATTGTTTCGTTAAGGTTTCGTTGATCGGGCGGGTGTGACTGGCGCCTCCTCGCAAAAGGCGTACGGCCGGCCCGCCACTCGGTGGGGGCGTGCGGCGGCAATTTGCTTGCGACCTCAGGGGCTTCATGGGTTTGTAGGAACGGTCACAATCAATCGGCGTTGGACTGATAATCCAGCGATGAGCGAGGCTGCCATGACGAGACCAGCTATCTTACTTAGTGCCGTTCTTGGCACTTCTGCCTTGATATTCCTAATGGTGCCCGCCGGTCCGGCAGCGGCGCAGCACGTCATTACCAATCCGGGCTGGTGCGCCCAGTTCTATCCGAATGCGAATTGCCAAAACTACGGGCCCGGAAATCCCTATACGAGCTATGGTTGGCGGCGGGGATACCGCGCATATGGCTATGCAGGCGATCGTCACCATTGGAGTCATCGTTACCACCGCCGCCATTGGCGCTGACGCCAACTGCGCCGAGGACTCCGCAGGACTGTCTCGATTGGTCCGGCCTATCCGACATGGCTGACTTGCGGCGGTACCGCCGCTGGCCGCGCGCCAGCCTACAAAGAGGTGGGCGGCTGCTTTTAATGGTGCTCCTTCGACAAGTCGATCGCTTGTCTGTTTAGGCTTGCATTTTGGTTCACTGCGAGCCGGCGTTGTGGCCAAGGTCGTTGGAAGGCTACTCGCTCCAGCGTGGCTGTTCGCCTTGTGGAGACACGCCCGCTAGCGCCGGCGCGCCCGGACTCTGGGGCGTCGACTTCCAGGTTCTGTCGGCCAGGTGCAGGATCACAAATAGAACTCCGCCCGCAAGGCAGACGATCGCTACCCAAGCATGTCGCCTGCGAGCATGGCGGGCCTTAGCTGCATCCCAGAAGCGCATCACAGTTGCATCGCTTTGATTGCGACCTGAAGACCAAACTCCGTATCTTGTTGGCTGGTTCCCTGGCCGCTTGCGCTGCCGCTCGGGGCGGTGCGCGAGCCGAGGGCATTCGATCAAACCGTCCGCGCTATTGCTGAACTTTTTTGCGGTTAAGGGTCTCGATGCTCGTCGTTATGAACGGGAAAAAGCGGCAATAAATAGGAACTGCCTCAGCCCTCGATTGTTTGTCCGCGGCGTCCAGCGCGCGTCAGAGGGGGATCAAATGAAAAAACAATCAACCCCGGCCAACAAGGCAGGTTCGCGAGTAGACCTTTATCTGCTGATGAACGAGGTCTTTGCTCTACGCGACAAGGCGAGAGCAATCGAGGCGAGGGCCAAAGCCGAGAAGAACGGCCGACATAATCCAAACCGCGGGCGCAAGGAGCCGGCGCGCAGCCGTTCGACGGCCGTGGATACTCTTCGATGAGGGCGCTGTTCGGACTAGCTGCTCCAGCCTATCTTCGGTGGCGGGTTGCAGGCACGAAAACAGACGATCCATCCAACTTGTGCAAGACAGCCGACATCGATTTCGCGGCGCTGGTAAACGGTCGAACAGGCGTTGTCGTTGCCTCACCGGCAGGTCCGGCTCGCACCAAGCTTCGACACCCGATGAAGCGGTACATGGTCGTGCTTGCCTATGGGCTTGTCGCATGTGCGGGAATGGCAGCATGGGTCTATTTTCTTGCCCTGGCGGTGCTCAGAGCTGTCGGGTGGCTGCTTAGTTGAAAGATGGCCTCCGCCTGCGAATTTGCACGACTATGGCGTGATTTGATCGAGCTCCCCCGTGCCGCAACAATCGGGCTCCTGCTACGAGCCGGAAGGAATTCGACGTTCACCCATTCAGCGGTATGGACTGCAAGTTAGTCAACTAGACTACTTACTCAGATGGCGGCCATTGAGCAAAGTCCGAGCACGGCATTCGTACTCGTCAGCTAACTCTCTAAGTCTGCTGGCAGCGCGCTCGTGGTTCGTTTCATCGGCGAGTGCACGACAATAAGCAGCATGATGTCCACCCGAAAACAACAAGGTTCGTTCATCAGAGTCGCAGTGTTCAACTAAAGTATGCCGGGAAAATTCGGCAACAAAAGTAGGCGCAGACTGTTGAGGATAGCATCGGGGACTTGCGCAAGGGAGTTTGCTGCATGGATCGCTCTCTTTACTCCCTCGCGACAGACCAAGCGTGGGCCATCTACCTGGCTCGAAATAGTGCGGTAGCTCCGGCGGATGAGCGCGGCTGCACGTTGGAGCGCTTTATACGTGGGCGTTGGCAGGCCGGCGAAGCCGACCTCGATGAACTGACGTGCGCCGGATTGTCGTTTCTGTCGCGGCTTGACATTCTGCCGGAGCGCTGGTGAGCGTCCGGCGACTCTCCTGGCAATTGTTGCATGCGATCGTAACGCACAGCTCGCGGCCCGACCTTATCTTGGCTGCGTTGTCGTTCTGCGTCGCCGGCTGGATAATTTGCGGGCTGAGAGCGGCGCTGGCGTCCTAGAGTGAGCGGCTCAGATGCCTCTAGTCGCAAA includes:
- a CDS encoding transglycosylase SLT domain-containing protein is translated as MKSFAKFVWLAAGGALFVASDASAQSRAQYESMVATHAQANNVPEALVHRVIVRESKYHAGLVGRGGTIGLMQIKLPTARGLGYTGDAAGLRDPNTNLAWGIKYLAGAYRAANGDHGRAMRYYASGYYYAAKRQRQDKLQDRPLQIAPVLASGASPKIVAAPARTPVDANALQTAK
- a CDS encoding FAD-dependent oxidoreductase, which produces MYQKSDLRGDSPVSIIGAGIAGAWQALLFAEAGHAVTLYERSDADMTLSTSHWAGGMLAPYCEAETSEPVIGRLGLHSLDLWRKLFPDTPFNGSLVVAHARDRADFERFAKLTTGHSRLDARGLSDLEPSLEGRFRDALFYAEEAHVEPRKVLPELHARIKAAGGTIKFDCDTNAEDLDGIVIDCRGLSARDEQPELRGVKGEMIIIETSEVELARPVRLIHPRWPLYVIPRGDGRFMLGATSIEAEDTGVSVRSALELLGAAYAVHPAFAEARIVEFGSGLRPAFPDNLPRITIGKNKITVNGLYRHGFLLAPALAELTLAYVQRGAIDNEVMRCV
- a CDS encoding dodecin family protein is translated as MADSVYKVIEVIGTSSESWEKAAAGAVSRAGESLRDLRVAEVVKLDLQLDGSGKVEAYRAKLSLSFKFEGS
- the thiS gene encoding sulfur carrier protein ThiS, producing MRVTVNGEARDITAERVDALLTELDYEGTHFAIALNYDVVPKSRWAETPLKAGDEIEIITPRQGG
- a CDS encoding DUF4403 family protein → MRRRVHLKTVAIALAVLVVSFAVSLKVMDVVAPRATNRPPPLAELPPLPPAARASTVMAPIAVALSAIRDAADRGAPRNFAGKADNPISQILQNADIGWTAARGPISATGAQDALSLATPLTGTLNVTGSLSAKATGAVGDAIGGLLGGNVAKQIGSVNIKNLNASAEIKGNVVITSKPRIATNWRIEPNLAGQVNLGDTSLTMAGARVNVPAQVKPLIDQNVAEQIALVQARMKNDPTFERNARTQWAKACRSIPLQGTTSGSTMPTLWLELRPTRAIAAQPRVDAANLILTLGIEAETRITPAETKPSCPFPATIAIVPPMPGRVAIGVPIDMPFTEITRIVEAQFAGKTFPEDGSGAVDVTVKRASVAASGNRLLISLLVSAKEKTSFFGLGGEANVHIWGKPVLDQAEQTLRLGDIELAVESEAAFGLLGAAARAAIPHLQKTLAEKATIDLKPFAGNAQKKIAAVIADFQKNEDGLRVSAEITKLQLAGIAFDSKTLRVIAEAEGAINVTVTALPAL
- a CDS encoding helix-turn-helix domain-containing protein, giving the protein MTNLHYPQFCALARAAEIVGERWTLLIIRELLLGPKRFGDLLDHLDGMSPTLLTVRLATLIDCNVVRRTALPPPANAQVYELTEIGREVQPAIRELIRWGGRFLFPPVPGDTFESDWVMLGLDAIAKRSPVPEINVGVVVTHGKKSAGFTVAGGGSGTSIRRGITDCRGTLEAPFDAVLQIVATSVSVQDAIEAKRARVSGSVAAVRKLPLLFDLAERRRAAPAANREG
- a CDS encoding PRC-barrel domain-containing protein; amino-acid sequence: MAAEVMAKPHPLIASDRVEGTAVRRPNGDMIGHIERLMIDKVTGKVSYAILSFGGFLGIGANLIPLPWGRLRYSTKFEAYELDIGDEELKRAPSFRADKDFDWGDRAKEAELHRYYGMPPYWGGF
- a CDS encoding PRC-barrel domain-containing protein; this encodes MLTKYAVAGLAASAMLVSVAFAQSPSATTDRATTAAPAAASDTSSFKGNWRTSKLVGLNVYNDSNESLGSINDLLTDKSGNIKAVVIGVGGFLGVGEHLVAVPMDKVKFIDEPVAYTSASSQPATGGARPATGTSTTTTGAATAPAAPAKKNPWYPDHAVFSATKDQLKAMPEFKYSTE
- a CDS encoding L,D-transpeptidase — translated: MFNSFRQKIRFAVAAVGAFAMGAAAYSAPATAAPLPLFPFFLPQPQLEAAPPPAAVAPREEEEHFELPARLRRQVVNYYGREAPGTIIIDTPNTYLYLVLGNGQAMRYGIGIGRDGFTWSGTQTITRKAEWPDWTPPPEMIARQPYLPRHMTGGPGNPLGARAMYLGGTIYRIHGTNAPETIGTRVSSGCLRLTNEDVIDLYSRVSVGTKVIVLPMTDRRADLGRTIR